Within Kutzneria chonburiensis, the genomic segment CGCACCGACGACAACGTGCCGGAATGGCTGGCCGGGCGGCTGCAGGCGCCGGCGCCGCCCCGGCCGCCGATGCCGCCCCAGAACGGCATGGCCGCGCCGAACGGCCCGGGCCCGCAGCCCGGACGGCTGCGCACCGCGCGGATCTTCGACGGTCCCGGCCCGGACGGCCGGCCGACGGTCAACCGGCCGCCGCTGGACCCGGCCGAGGTCGGCAAGGTGCTGGACTACCTGGAGGCGGCCCCGGTCGTCATGACCGCCCAGGGCATGGACAGCGACCGGCTGGCCCACGAGAACCCGGAGTCCATCCCGTTCGCCTTCCACACCGACGGCACCTGGATCTGGCCGGCCGCGGTGATCTTCTACCTGGCCCGCTACGGCGTGCCGCCCGAGCCCGACCTGGTGCAGCACATCCGCGGCGTCAACTTCCTGGCGCCCGAGGTGGACGAGCCGACCCGCGGCCAGGCCGTGGCCCTGCTCAGCACCATGGTGCCCAACGGCCGGCCGGTGCCGGCCCAGCAGCCGCCGGCCACCCAGATGATGTCCGTGCCCGAGCCGCCGGCCCCCGAGCCGGAGCCCGAGCCGCTGGTCGTCGAGCAGCACGTGGAGCCGGAGCCGGAACCGCTGGTCGTCGAGCAGCACATCGAGCCGGAGCCGGAGCCCGAGCAGCTCGGCGGGGCCAGCATCGACCTGCTGCGCAACCTGCTGGACGAGCTGAACGTGCCCTCGTCGGTGTACCGGATCGGCGAGCCGTCGCCGAACACCTGGTACCTGGAGCGGGTCGAGGACGGCTGGCAGGTCGGCTGGTACGAGCACGGCTTCAGCACGCCGATGCTGTTCGACGACGACAACGACGCGGCCGCGTTCCTGCTGGGCAAGCTGCTGCTCAACCGGCCGGTGCCGGTCGACGAGCCGCAGCACGCCGAGCCGGAGCCGGAGCCCGAGCCGGTGGACGTCGCGCCGATCCACGTGCAGCAGCTGTCGGACCTCGACCTGCCGCCGCTGGACCTGCCGTCCCGGCCGGACCCGCTGGACCTGCCGCCGCGCAGCCAGCCCGAGCCGGAGCTGGATCTGCCGGTGCGGGCCCAGCACGAGCAGCCGCTGGACCTGCCGGTGCGGCCGGAGCCCGTCGACCTGCCGTCCCGCAACCAGCACGAGCCGCTCGACCTGCCGGTTCGGGCCCAGCACGAGCAGGCCATGGAACCGCCGGCCGGGCCGCCGATGGATCTCCCGTCACGGCCGGAGCCGATGGACGTGCCGGCCCGTGCGTTGCAGGAGCCGCAGGCGGACGCCCCGCCGCTCGACCTTCCGCCACGGGACCTGCCGCCGCGCGGCGACCAGGCCACGCGGATGGAGCCGGGTCTGCCGCCGATGACGCCGCCCCGGCCGATGCCCGCGCAGCCGCCCCTCGGGCAGCCGGTGCCGCCGGGGCAGCCGCCGCTCGGTGGCGACCGGCCGCCGCTGCCGCCGATGGCCGGCCAGAACCAACCGCCGATGACACCGCCGAACGGCCAGCCCCAGAACGCGCAGAACGGGCAGGCGCAGCGGGGCGACGACTGGCCGATCCAGCCGCTGCGGGGCGAGCCGCCGCTGACGTTGTTTCGGGGCAAGCGGGTGATCGAGCTGCCGCAAGGCGTCGAGGTCGACCGTTTCGGGCAGCCGGACGGCAACCTCACCTACGCCGGTGGCACGCCGTTCCCGCTGCGCTCGCTGGTGCCGGAGTGGGTGGGCCGGCCGTACCACGTGTACCGGCTCCAGCAGCCGGTACAGGCCCTGGCCGGCGTGGCCGTGCCGTGGTTCGGGCAGCCCGGTGGCGGCACCGCGTACCTGCTGCCGAAGTCGATCGACGAGCTGCTGGCCGACGGCACCCTCGTCGAGGTCCGCCAGGGCACCCCGCCCCCGACCGGGCAGTAGCCGCTTTTTTCCGCTACGTGAGTGGCTCATTTGGCCCCAGCGGCCAAATGAGCCACTCAGGTAGAGCCAAAAACCCCGTCAGCTCTCGACGAGCAGGCCGTGCGCGGCGGCGAAGCGGACGGCCTGGTCCAGGTCGATCTTCGCGCCGGTCAGCTGGGCCTGGCGTAAGCCGTCCGGATCCAGCCGGGCGCCGCGCAGGTCGGTGTCCTCCAGCCGGGTCCGCAGCAGCCGGGCGCCGGACAGGTCCGCGTCGCGCAGATCGGATTCCCGCAGGTCGGCCTCGACCAGGTTGGCCTCGCGCAGCCGCAGCCCGGACAGGTCCATCTTGCGCAGGTCGACCCGGCCCAGGCCGGCCAGCGACAGGTCGGTGTCGCGGATGACGCAGCCCCGCAGCCGGCAGTCGGTGAACGTGGAACCGAGCAGGGTGCAGTGCTCGAACCGGCCCGAGGCGAACACCGTGCGGTTGAACGTGCAGCCCCGGAACGCCGTCCCGCTGTGTTTGCTGTCACCGAGGTCGGCCCGGGTGAAGTCGCAGTCGGTGAAGGTGCACGCCTTCGTGACCAGGTCACGCAGGTCGGCGTCGGTGAAGTCGCAGCGCTCGAACGAGCGGCGCTCCCAGCTCTGGCCGGTGAGCACGGCGTCGGCGTAGTCCTCCCCGTTCTCGGTGCTCACGGGACGACCACCACCGGCCGCTGGGCCCGGGTGACCAGGGTCTTCGGCACGGAGCCGAGCAGGTGGCCGCCGCGCTGGGAGCGGCCGACGACGATGCAGTCGGCCCGCAGCTCCTCGGCGATCTGCTCCAGGGCGGTGGCCGGGTCGCCGCGGTGGTGCAGCAGGTCCCACTCGATCCCGTACTGGGTGAGGTACTGGCCGGCCTCGGTGCGCAGCTCGGCCACGAAGTCGTTGGCCGCCTCGGCCGCGTTGATCATGCCGATGGACGTCCAGTAGGCGGCGCTGGCCAGCGGCTCGACGTAGACCAGCACCAGGCGGGCCCGCTCGCGGCGGGCCAGTCCGGCGGCCCATGCGGCCGCGTGCACGGCCGGCGGCGAGCCGTCGACGCCGACGACGATGCTGCCGACCCCGTCCTTGCCGATCTCGAACCCCGGTACGGCAGCGTCTTCTGGCACGTCAGCGATCGTAGTCAGTCCCGCGGCTCGCGCCGGAAGAACGCCTCGATCACGGCCTTGTCCACCTCGGCCGACGAGCCGGTGATGGTCAGCTTGTCCCCGCCGACCTCGATCTCGATCCTGCGCTCGGTGCCGCGCTTGACCCAGTCCCGCAGCGCCCGTCCGAGCTGGATCAGCACCGGCGAGCTGCTCAGCGCCACGATGATCTCGCTGACGGTGGCCGGGTCGAGTCCCTTGCTGGCCGCGGGCGGCGGGCCGCCGGGCGCGAACTCGGCGCTGTCCACGTCCAGCTCCAGCAGCTCGGCCCGGAGCTGGCGGGCCTGCTGGTCGACGTCGTCGGGATCCCCGTGCAGCAGCAGCGAAACGGTGGTCACCGGTCGGAGATTACACCGTCCACAATGGACTCAAGGCCGGCCCGGACGATCCGGTGGTAGGCCACCAGCTGCCCGATCAGCTCGTCCACGTCCTCACGGCCGTCGAACAGCCAGTCCGTGATCAGCTCGAACAGTGCGCCGACCGTGGCCAGCGCGATCGGCCGAATGTCGCCGGAACCGTGCACCACACCGTGCTGACGCCACACCGCTTCGACGAAACCGGCGGCCCAGCGCCGGTTCTCGCGCCGGCGTCGCTCGACGGTCGGCGACACACCGGCCGACTGCCCGAACACCACCCGTGGCACCTGCGGATCGGCGACCAGGGTGCGGGCGAACGTCTCGATCAGGTCGTCGATGCTGCCGCCGGCCTCGGCCAGCGCCGCCTGCATCCGGGTCGCCAGGTCGTCGGCGAGCTGCTCGAACAACGCCAGGTAGCAGGCTTCCTTGCTGTCGAACAGCTCGTAGAAGCTCTTGGTGCCGACGTAGGCCGTCTGGCAGATCTCCTCGATCGGCACCGCGGCGAAACCCTTGCGCCCGAACAGGGTCAGCGCTGCCGCCAACAGGTCGGCGCGGCGCTGCGCCCGGCGCTGCTCGGCGTCGAGTCCCCGGACCGTGCGGCCGCTGCGCGTCATGCGGCGATGCTACGGAACCGGTTCTGAAAAATCTGCCTTGTTCGAAACAAGTTGGCGTGTTGTACTCGACGTGAGCCAGGTCACTGACGCCCTGCCCCGGAGGTTCCATGCGCAAGCTCCTGATCCCCCTGCTGGCCGCGTTCGGGCTACTAGCCGGCACGGCAACCGCCACCGCGGCGCCGACATCCGGCGTGAACGACTACTCGTGCGCGCCCAGCGCGCAGCACCCGGAGCCGGTCGTGCTGGTGCACGGACTCGGCGCCAACGGGCCGCTCAACTTCGCCACCCTCGCGCCGACGCTGGCTTCCCACGGCTACTGCGTCTTCTACCTGACCTACGGCACCGGGATCCTCGGCCCGACGGTCGGCGGCCTGCGCCCGATGGAGGACAGCGCGGCACAACTCAGTGCCTTCGTCGACGAGGTGCTGGCCGCGACCGGCGCAGCCAAGGCCGACGTCGTCGGCCACTCCGAGGGCAGCACCGTGCCCGCGTACTACCTGAAGTTCCTGGGCGGCGCGGCCAAGGTCGCGCACTTCGTCGGCTTCGGCGCCAACTACGCCGGCACATCGCTGGACGGCCTGGCCACGCTGGCCAACCTGCTGCACCTCGGCCCGGTGCTGACCGGTGTCGGCTGCGCCGCCTGCACGGAGTACCTGCCCGGTTCCGCCTTCCTGACCAAGCTCAACGCCGGCGGCGTTGCCGTTCCCGGGCCGACGTACACCAACATCGTCTCGAAGTACGACACCGTGGTCACGCCGTACACCAGCGGCGTGTTCACCGCGCCCAATGCCACCAACATCGTGCTCCAGGACCACTGCTCGGCCGACTTCACCGGGCACCTCGGCCAGGCGATCGATCCCAACGTTGCGTCGTTCGTGCTCAACGCCCTTGATCCGAGCAGCGCTGTGCAGTGCCAGCCGTTTTTTGACGCAGGGGCCTGAATTTCGCGCTTGACCCTTCCGCACCCCGGGCGGGGCAGTCTATGGTCACCACGCTTGAGAGCGCTCTCACAACGTCGTGTCCGGCAGCCCCTGCCCCTGCTCGGAGGTGCTCAACTCCATGAAGAGACTGTTAGTAGCCTTAATCGGTGCAGTTGCCCTGACCACGGCGTCTACCCTGCCCGCCGCCGCGGCTGACGACTACACCCAGTCCGTCACGCAGACCAGCACCAGCCAGGCCCGCATCGACTTCACGCCGACAACGGCCTCGCTGTACGTGGACGTGCACTACACCGGCGTTCCCGGCCTCGGCCAGCAGAACGTCCGCATGACCAACAACGCCGGCACCTGGCAGTGGACCGTCAACGGCCTGGCCACCGGCAACGTGCTCGACTACTGGTTCACCTACGAGAAGAGCGGGCCGCAGTACGACACCCCGCACTTCAGCTACACCCAGGGCGGCAGCACCACGCCGACCGCCGCCGCGCCGACCTTCAGTCCGCCCGGCGGCAACTACACCACCGCCCAGACGGTGACCATCTCCACCACCACCGCCGGCGCAACCATTCGGTACACAGTGGACGGTTCGACGCCGACCACCGGCTCGCCGCAGTACACCGGACCGATCTCGGTGCCGTCCAGCCGGACCGTGAACGCCATCGCCGTCGCGTCCGGCATGGCCAACTCCCCGGTGGCCAGCGCCGTCTACACCATCGGCACCACGTCGACGAGCTGCCCGACCCAGTCGGACACGCCCAACTTCGGGCCGAACGTGCACGTGTTCGACCCGAGCATGTCGGCGGCCACCATCCAGGCCCAGCTCGACGCCGACTTCAACGCGCAGAAGGACACCCTGACCGCGCAGTTCGCCGAGCGGCGGGTGGCCGAGCTGTTCAAGCCCGGCACGTACGGCGTGAACGACAACGTCGGCTTCTACACCTCGGTCGCCGGCCTCGGCCAGAACCCCGATGACGTCACCATCAACGGGCACGTCACGGTCGACGCCTTCAACGCGTCCGACGCCGGCAACGCCACCCAGAACTTCTGGCGCTCGGCCGAGAACATGGCCGTCAACGCCACCGGCGGCGACCGCTGGGCCGTGGCGCAGGCCGCGCCGTTCCGCCGGATGGACATCCGCGGCGACCTCCAGCTGTACCCGGCCAGCTACGGCTGGGCCAGCGGCGGCTACGTGGCCGACACCAAGGTGTCCGGTCAGACCGCGTCCATCTCCCAGCAGCAGTGGTACACCCGGGACTCGAACTTCGGCAGCTGGTCCGGCGGCGTGTGGAACATGGTGTTCTCCGGCGTGAACGGCGCGCCCGCCACCACCTTCCCGACCCCGCCGGAGACGACCCTGGCCACCACCCCGGTGTCGCGGGACGTGCCGTACCTGTACGTCGACGGCACCGGCAAGTACCGGGTGTTCCTGCCTTCCTTGCGTACCAACGCCTCCGGCCCGAGTTGGGCCAGCGGCAGCACGCCGGGCAGCTCGGTGCCGATGAGCCAGTTCTACGTGGTCAAGGCGGGCGACACCGCGTCGACCATCAACGCGGCGCTGAGCTCCGGCTGCAACCTGTTCTTCACGCCGGGCGTCTACCACCTCAACCAGACCCTCAACGTCACCAAGGCCAACACCACGATCCTGGGCATCGGCTACCCGACCCTGGTGCCGGACAACGGGGTCAACGCCATGCAGGTGTCCGATGTGGATGGTGTGCGGCTCAAGGGCCTGCTGTTCGACGCGGGCACGACCAACTCGGCCGCGCTGCTGACGGTCGGCCAGTCCGGGTCGTCGGCCAGCCACGCCGGCAACCCCACCTCCATCCAGGACGTGTTCTTCCGGATCGGCGGCGAGATCGCCGGCAAGGCCACCGCGTCGCTGATCGTCAACAGCAGCAACACGATCATCGACCACATCTGGGCCTGGCGGGCCGACCACGGCAACGGCGGCACCGTCGGCTGGGGCACCAACACCGCCGACAACGGCGTGATCGTCAACGGCAACAACGTGTTGGCCACCGGGCTTTTCGTCGAGCACTACCAGAAGTACGAGGTGACCTGGAACGGCCAGGGCGGCCGGACCATCTTCTTCCAGAACGAGATGCCCTACGACGTCCCCAACCAGGCGGCGTGGATCGCGCCCAACGGCGTCAACGGCTATGCCGCGTACAAGGTCGGCGCCAACGTCACCTCGCACGAGGCGTGGGGCCTCGGCAGCTACAACTACTTCAACGTCAACCCGTCGGTGAACGCCTACCACGCCTTCGAAGTCCCCAACAATTCCAACGTCCGGTTCCACAGCCTGCTGACGGTTTCCCTGAACTACCAGGGCACCATCACGCACGTCATCAACGACACCGGCGCGGTCACGCCTTCTGGCACCACGCCGAGCAACGTCGTCAGTTACCCGTGAGGTAGCGCGGCCGGCCCGTTTCGGCGGGCCGGCCGCGTGATCACGGTTGTGCATCTCCAACCCCGTGACCGGTGGACGGCGTGTTGTGATCCGGCCATGCGCGGGATGGTGCACGGGGCGACGGCCGGGGCGGCCGTCGCCTTCGTCGCGTCGTGGTTCCTGCCGTGGATGGCCGGCGCGGCAGCGTTTCCCTTGCTCGGCCACGCTTTCCACATGTGGTACTGGTTCACCTTCGACGGCCCTGGTTTGGGTGCCGGGCTGGAGATCGTCCTTCTCGGGCTGCTCGGCTTGGTGGCGATCGCGAGCGCGTTCCTGGCCGCGCCCCGCACCGCGGCCGTGACCGCGGTGTTGGGCGCTGCGGTGGGCGTGCATCTGATGTTGCGGGAGCATCCGGGTCTCGAATCCGGGCCCGGGCCGCTGGTCACGGCCGTCGCGCTGGCGGTGGTCGCGGTGGCACAGGCCTTGCGTGGCGAAGTCGGCCGGTGGTCGGCGATCGCCACCGCTGTGGTAACCGCTTTGCTCGCTGTGGCAACGGGTTTCGGCGCTTCGGCCTACGCGGCGGCCCGTGATGTCGACGCCACCACCTCCAGCGAAACCGGCGCGGTGACTGTCGAGGCGCAGGACGGCGCGCTCAGCGGCGTGACGGCACGGGACAGCGCGACCAGGGCGGAACGCTGGCATTACCGGGCCCGCGGCTGGACGTTTCCGTCGGTCAAGCTCAGCGGCGACGGCAGCACCGTGTTCGTGGTCGCCCTGCGGGTGACCGAACGGGAGGCGGTGGCCTTCGACGCTCGCAGCGGAAAGCTGCGCTGGCAGCGGGCACTGTCCGAGGGCAGCTGGCCGGGGCCGCCGGAGGGCCCGGCATACGAGTTCTTCCCGGCCGGACCGGGGCTGGTGTTGGAAGCCGGCACCGACCACGTCCGATACTTCGACGCGGATGGCCGTGAGAGCACGATTCGGCTGGACGGGGGCTGCGGCTTCAGCGCCGCTGGCGGCGTGCGCACGCAGTACATCGTTGAGCAGTGCCAGGGCCGGCTCCAGCTGTTTGCCGCGGGCCAGGATGGCAGGCATCTGTGGACCACGCCGGCGTTCGAGGCGCCGACCGGCGGGATCCCCGTGGTGGAGGACAAGGGCGACACGGTTGTCGTCAGCACCGGCGGCGGCACCGACACCTTCGACGCCGCCACCGGGAAACCCCGCCGCTGATCAGTCTTCGGCGTTGGCGGCGAGCCGGTTCGCCAGTGCTCGCACCAATTCTTTCAACGCGTCCGGCTGTTCGATGACGAACGGTCGGTCGAGTGCGGCCAGCCGCGGGGGTATCCAGTCGAGCTCCTGGGCCCGGATTCGGGCCCGTACCCAGGAATCCGCGTCCTCCAGCGTGGCGATCGAGGGCGGAAAGACGGCCCGGATCTGTTCCGGCGTCGCCTGAATCCGTACCGACACTTCGTGTCGGTACGGAGCCTCGGCAATCGCCGTCAGAACCTGTTGCGTGGGATCGAATCCCGTTGGCACATCAAAGGTTCCGGCGCTCATGCCGACGGTCGTGATCCGGTCGACGCGGAACGTGCGCACCTCGCCGCTGGCCGAGTCGAAGCCGGTCAGGTACCAGCGGCCGGAATGCGCCACGATCCCGTACGGATGGACGACGCGCCGGCTGTCGCCGCCGTGTCCGGCGGTGTAGCCGAGATCAACCGGTCGGCGGTCCCGTGCCGCCTCGGCGACGGTCAGCAGGGTCGCGGCCTCGGTCGTGAGCGCCGACCGGGCCGGTGTCGTGAAGTCGGCGATCTCCAGCAGCGCATCGAGCCGACGGCCGAGGGCGTCGGGCAGCACCCGACGGACTTTGGCGATCGCGCTCTCGGCGGCGGTGCTGATCACCCCGGCGCGGCGACCGGCGACCAGACCGAGCAGGACGGCCAAGGCCTCCTCGTCGGTGAGCATCAGCGGCGGCATCCGGTAGCCGGGGGCCAGGCGGTAGCCGCCGTAGCGGCCTCGGATCGCACGGACCGGGATGTCCAGGTCGTGCAGGTGGTCGACGTAGCGACGGACCGTGCGCTCGTCCACCTCGAGCCGGGCGGCCAGCTCGGCGACGGTCCTGGTGCCGCCGCTCTGCAGGATCTCCAGCAGGGCCAGTACGCGGGCGATGGGCCGGGCCACCGAAAAATCCTCTCAATACCGGGCGGATTCTGTCCAGTATTGCTCCTAGCGTGTCGGACGACCCCTTGGGAAGGAACTGTCATGCAGCTTGTGTCCGTTCGCGTCATCACCAACGACGTGGCCCGCCTGGCCGAGTTCTACGAGCAGGTGACCGGCCGTCAAGCCCGCCGGCCGGCGCCGCAGTTCGCCGAGCTCGTGGGCCCGTCCTGCACGCTGGCCATCGGCAGCGCCGAGACGATGGCGCTGTTCAGCGCCGGCGCGGCCGTGCCCGAGTCGAACCGCACCGCGATCATCGAGTTCCTGGTCGATGACGTCGACCAGGAGTACGAGCGGTTGGCCGACATCGCTGCCGAGATCGTGCAGAAGCCGACCACGATGCCGTGGGGCAACCGGTCGCTGCTGTTCCGCGACCCCGACGGCAACCTGGTCAACCTCTTCACCCCGGTCACCGACGAGGCCCGCCGCCGGGTCACGCCTACGGCTTCTTGAGCCGATCAAGCACGGCCCGCACCTGCGACTGGGCGATCGCGGCAAGATCGTCCAGCTTGGCCGGGTCCTCGCCGTGCGCGCGGAGGACCGCGACCTGGACCTCCACCGACACGTTGCTGTCCTGCACCCTGACGATGTAGCTCCCGCCCGGGGACTGGGCCGTGCCGGCGATCCCGAGCCAGTAGTTTTGGGCGCCGAGCCCCGGGATCGTGCCTTTGGTCCACCCCGGCTGCACGGTGGCGTTCCACCGGTCGTATCCGGGCGACTCGCCGGCGGAGGTGAACTCGGCGCTGACACCGATGCCGGCCTGGTCGGTGGTGACGCCGTCGGTGGGCGATGTGCTGGTGTAGTTCAGCCGGCACGTCAGCGCGCCACCGTAATCGCCATCGGGCGGGAGTTCCTGGTGTACCGGCGCTGTTGGCTTGGTGGACCACTTGGTCAGCGGTGTGGGGTCGAGCAGATCGCAGGCGTTGGTGATCGCCGCCATCGAGTACTTGCCCGGCGGCGCGGAAGACTGCGGGGCGCCGGTCGTGGTCGGAACTTGGCTCGGTGCAGCCGGAATCGACGTGGGCACGGCCTGAGTGGATGAGCCGCCGCTCACGAGGAAGCCCACCGCCACTCCGACGACCAGCACCGTGACCAGCCCGATCGCGCCGACCACTATCGGCCCAGCCTTCGCGCCGCGGGGCGGAGCTGCGGGCGGCGGAAAGCCGGACCGGGGACCGTAGCCTGGCGCGTACCCAGATGTGGGCGCGCCGAAGGTGGGCGTGGTCGGGGCGGGACCGGCGGCTAGCGGAGCCGGGGCAGGCGAAACCTGACCGGCCGCAGCCGAACCGGGCTGCTCGACCGGGGTCGGGCCGACCGCCGGCGGAACTGGGGCAGGCCGAACCTCGCCGGCTGCGGCCTCGACCGAGCCGGGCCGATCGACCGGGGTCGGGCTCGCCGGCCCGGCGGCGGGGTCGGGCTGGTCGGCTTCACCCGGGAAATCAGTCATCGGTGCCCCATCCCCCTACTTCTGCTTCAGCCCGTTCAACGCCCGGCGGGCCTCGGCCTTGGCGACCGACTCCAGTTCTTCGCGCTGCACCGGGGAGTCGTCCTTGTCCCGGCTGACGTTGAGCCGCACGCGCACCGAGACGTTGCCGTCCAGCACGGCCAGCAGGTACCGCGTGTCGGTGACCAGGTCGCCGAAAACCTCGGTGTGCCAGTAGGCCTTGGCCCCGATTCCGGTGACCGGACCGGATGCCTTGCCGACGCCGGTCTTGGCCGCGTCACCGCGTTGCCAGTTGTCATAGGCAGCCGGGGCGCTGCCGTTGGTGAACTCGGCATCGACGATGATCTCGGCCGTGTTCACGGCGTCGCCGTTGAAGTAGATCCGGCAACTGAGGCTGCCGGCGCCGGTGGCGTCCGGGCGGACCTCGCGGTGCTCGGGCGGGCCCGCGAGGGTGGACGACCACTTCGTCAGCGGGGCGGGATCAACGAGATCACAGGCGTTGGACACCGCGTTCATCGAGTAGACCGGGGCCGCCGCCGGTTTCGACGGCTGGCCGGCGGACTGTCTGAGGACGACACCGATGCCCACCCCGACCCCCGACACGACCACCAGCGCGACGACGCCGGCCACGATCCAGGCCGTCCGGCGCGGCTTGGGCGGTGGCGGCGGAGCGTTCCCCGCGGTCGCGAAGAAATCCGGGGCGGGCCCGTTCACAGCCCACTGATCCGCACGCCCGTGGTCGGATTCGGTCATCCCCCGCAGCCCTCCTCCCGGCCGCACGGCGATCCTCGGATGGCCGATCGCGGCGAGTCGAGCCTAGTAGATCCGAAACGCCTTACGGCACACCGCGCTTGACCACCGGACTTTCGGTCAACGGAAGTCACGTGAGGTGGAGGGCACGCGGATGTCCAGGTGCCGCAACTGGTCCGCCTGGAGGCTGATCACCCCCTCGGCCTTCTCCAGGACGCCGCGCACCAGCACCGCCGAGCTGGTACGGGCGATCCGGCGGTAGCGCCGCCACAATCCCTCGCTGCACACCACGTTCAGCATGCCGGTCTCGTCCTCCACGTTGAGGAACGTGACGCCGCCCGCGGTCGCCGGCCGCTGCCGGTGGGTGATCGCGCCGCCGACCAGCACCCGCGTCCTGTCCTCGACCTTTCCCAGCTCTGCCACCGGAATCGCGCCCATCTGGGTCAGCTTTCCCCGCACGAACTGGATCGGGTAGCTGTCCGGCGAGACGCCGGTCGCCCACACGTCGGCCGCGGCCACCTCGACCACGTCCATGCCGGGCAGCATCGGCGCGTCCGTGCCGGTCACGGTGCCGGGCAGCCGGCCCGCGCGCTCCTTGGCCGCGGCGCCGGCGGCCCACAACGCCTCCCGGCGCTCCAGTCCCAGGCTGGTGAACGCGCCCGCGGTGGCCAGCGCCTCCAGTTGCGGCGTGGTCAGCCCGATCCGGCCGGCCAGCTCGACCATGCTGCGATACGGGCCGTTCTCCTCGCGGTCGTCGACGATGCGTTCGGCCAGCTTGTCGCCGATGGTGCGGATCGCGCCGATACCCAGCCGCACCGACGGTCCCGGCAGTTCCAGGGTCGGGTGCGACAGGCTGACGTTGATGTCCGGACCGTGCACGGTGACGCCGTGCCGGCGGGCGTCGGCCACCAGCGACTGCGGCGAGTAGAAGCCCATCGGCTGGGCCCGCAGCAGCGCCGCGCAGAACGCCGCCGGGTGATACAGCTTCAGATAGGCCGAGGCGAACACCAGGTGCGCGAAGCTGAGCGCGTGGCTCTCCGGGAAGCCGAAGTTGGCGAACGCCAACAACTTCCGGAAGATGTCGTCGGCCAGCTCACCGGTGATGCCGTTGGCCGCGGCGCCGGCGTAGAAGCGCTCCCGCAGCCGCTCCATCCGGTACGTCGACCGCTTGGCCCCCATCGCCCGACGCAGCTCGTCGGCCTCGGCCGGGCTGAAGTCGGCCACGTCCACCGCCATCTGCATCAGCTGCTCCTGGAACAGCGGCACGCCAAGGGTCCGCTCCAGCGACCGCTCCAGCAGCGGATGGTCGATCTTCACCTCCTCGGCTCCGCTGCGCCGCCGGATGTACGGGTGCACCGAGCCGCCCTGGATCGGGCCGGGCCGAATCAGCGCCACCTCCACCACCAGGTCGTAGAACACACGCGGCTTGAGCCGGGGCAGCGTGGCCATCTGGGCCCGGCTCTCCACCTGGAACACGCCGACGGTGTCGGCCTGGCACAGCATGTCGTAGACCTTCGGGTCGTCCAGGTCCAGTGTGGACAGATCGACCGTGACGTCCTCGAAGTCCTGCACCAGGTCCACCGCGTAGTGCAGGGCCGACAGCATGCCCAGGCCGAGCAGGTCGAACTTGACCAGGCCGGCCAGCGCGCAGTCGTCCTTGTCCCACTGGAGCACCGACCGGTTCTCCATACGGGCCCACTCCACCGGGCAGACCTCGCTCACCGGCCGGTCGCAGATGACCATGCCGCCGGAGTGGATGCCCAGGTGCCGCGGGAAACCCGCCAGCTGGTTGGCCAGCTCCACCACCAGCTCCGGGATGTCGTGGTCGCGTTCGCCCTCGGTGGTCGGCAGCGGGCCCCAGCGGTCGATCTGCTTGGTCCACGCGTCCTGCTGCCCCGATGAGTAGCCCAGCGCGCGGGCCATGTCACGGACGGCGATCTTGGCCCGGTAGGAGATCACGTTGGCCACCTGCGCGGCGCAGGTGCGGCCGTAGGTGTTGTAGACGAACTGGATGGCCTCCTCGCGGCGGTCGGATTCGATGTCCAGGTCGATGTCCGGAGGTCCGTCACGGGCCGGCGCGAGGAAGCGCTCGAACAGCAGGTTGTGCTTGACCGCGTCCACGTTGGTGATGCCCAGCGCGTAGCAGACCGCCGAGTTGGCCGCCG encodes:
- a CDS encoding error-prone DNA polymerase, with the translated sequence MGWNNPPIRWRDLERTLSGRPGVIPDGGDAPGYSRKRDGYEKPGDMPAQLSPETTVYGDEKRIPYAELHCHSNFSFLDGASHPEELIEAAGRMRLDAIALTDHDGMYGVIRFAEAAKEVGIRTVFGSELSLGLSMPQNGIADPEGNHLLVLARNPEGYAALCRAITKAQLDGKEKGRPVYDLNEVAAEANDNWAVLTGCRKGTVRTALAHEGRAGAERELKRLISLFGKRNVFVELTDHGLAEDTVRNDLLVELAKEHGVQYLATNNVHFATQDRNRLAGALAAVRARRSLDEMAGWLPASSAAHLRTGEEMMHRFHRYPEAVHNAAILAVQCAFDLDLLAPKLPPFPVQPGHSEDSYLRLLTMRGARKKYGSPSTNPKAYQQIEHELKVIKDLGFPGYFLIVWQIVEFCRKAEILCQGRGSAANSAVCYALGITNVDAVKHNLLFERFLAPARDGPPDIDLDIESDRREEAIQFVYNTYGRTCAAQVANVISYRAKIAVRDMARALGYSSGQQDAWTKQIDRWGPLPTTEGERDHDIPELVVELANQLAGFPRHLGIHSGGMVICDRPVSEVCPVEWARMENRSVLQWDKDDCALAGLVKFDLLGLGMLSALHYAVDLVQDFEDVTVDLSTLDLDDPKVYDMLCQADTVGVFQVESRAQMATLPRLKPRVFYDLVVEVALIRPGPIQGGSVHPYIRRRSGAEEVKIDHPLLERSLERTLGVPLFQEQLMQMAVDVADFSPAEADELRRAMGAKRSTYRMERLRERFYAGAAANGITGELADDIFRKLLAFANFGFPESHALSFAHLVFASAYLKLYHPAAFCAALLRAQPMGFYSPQSLVADARRHGVTVHGPDINVSLSHPTLELPGPSVRLGIGAIRTIGDKLAERIVDDREENGPYRSMVELAGRIGLTTPQLEALATAGAFTSLGLERREALWAAGAAAKERAGRLPGTVTGTDAPMLPGMDVVEVAAADVWATGVSPDSYPIQFVRGKLTQMGAIPVAELGKVEDRTRVLVGGAITHRQRPATAGGVTFLNVEDETGMLNVVCSEGLWRRYRRIARTSSAVLVRGVLEKAEGVISLQADQLRHLDIRVPSTSRDFR